A genomic segment from Gilvibacter sp. SZ-19 encodes:
- a CDS encoding TonB-dependent receptor domain-containing protein: protein MRTLIFLLFVLQSATMLAQTDPQKKDTIQQKTERLNEVIVTANTILGSKFEVKNKTGSASYISEEDLKKFSYTNINRVLQTVPGINIYEEDGFGLRPNISLRGTSPERSAKINLMEDGVLIAPAPYSAPAAYYFPTIGRMQAVEILKGSSQIQYGPNTTGGAINMISSRIPDEFSGRASIAAGNYGSRNTQLVIGDSYQNFGFVTDYFNYSSDGFKDLDGGGNTGFDKSDYLAKFRVNSNLDAKLYQSLTFKIQYSEEEANETYLGLTDEDFEENPYRRYRASSEDVMNAEHQQYQLTHFIQISPSLNISTTGYLNKFKRNWYKLDDVNLGERVSIGNILSSPQDYPLEYQTILGNENTQDDVMGIKANNRTYTSNGVQSIAKLRWGSDWIQTLEVGLRYHEDDEDRFQWVDRYAFQNQELIQTTVAEKGTDANRISSAKALAAHLLYTVKIENLTLTPGLRYENITLTRTDYGTDDPLRTGQDLSVRENSVDVWIPGIGANYRFNNNVSLFGGVHKGFSPPSNTPGQNPEESINYELGSRFNLYGVQGELIGFYNDYKNLLGSDLAATGGTGSLDQFNAGEVRVSGVEFLVKYNLLRNKSEKFKLPISFSYTYTNTEFLTSFDSNEDIYGVVTMGDEIPYIAKNQLNASLGFQHPRFDVNLNSRYTSAFRTRAGSGPIPENFKVDSNFIVDLSGRYFLDNNFTLSANIINLFNSTYAVSRVPAGLRPGHPFGVNFGVAYEF, encoded by the coding sequence ATGAGAACTCTAATTTTTCTATTATTTGTTTTGCAATCAGCCACAATGTTGGCTCAGACAGACCCTCAAAAAAAGGACACCATCCAACAAAAGACAGAACGCTTAAATGAAGTAATTGTGACGGCCAATACGATACTGGGCAGTAAATTTGAGGTTAAAAACAAAACGGGCTCAGCGAGCTATATCTCTGAAGAAGATTTAAAAAAGTTTTCATACACAAATATCAATAGGGTTTTACAAACCGTTCCAGGGATTAATATTTATGAAGAGGATGGTTTTGGACTACGACCAAATATAAGTTTACGAGGTACATCGCCTGAGCGTAGTGCAAAAATAAATTTGATGGAAGATGGCGTTCTCATTGCCCCAGCACCCTACAGCGCACCTGCCGCCTATTATTTCCCAACTATTGGGCGTATGCAGGCCGTCGAAATCTTGAAAGGAAGCAGTCAAATTCAATATGGACCCAACACCACGGGCGGTGCCATTAATATGATTTCTTCCCGAATTCCTGACGAATTTTCTGGACGAGCTTCCATTGCCGCAGGGAATTATGGCTCAAGAAACACGCAATTAGTCATTGGTGATAGCTATCAAAACTTTGGATTTGTAACGGATTATTTCAATTACAGCTCAGACGGTTTTAAGGATTTAGATGGCGGTGGCAATACAGGATTTGATAAATCTGATTATTTGGCGAAGTTTAGGGTCAACTCAAATTTAGATGCAAAATTGTATCAGTCACTAACATTTAAAATCCAATATTCTGAAGAAGAGGCAAACGAAACTTACTTGGGATTGACCGATGAAGATTTTGAAGAAAACCCTTATAGAAGATACAGGGCGTCGTCCGAAGATGTAATGAACGCCGAACATCAACAATACCAACTTACCCATTTTATACAAATATCCCCTTCGTTAAATATAAGTACTACCGGCTACTTAAATAAATTCAAGCGCAATTGGTACAAATTGGACGATGTAAATTTAGGCGAAAGGGTGAGCATTGGTAACATCCTGTCCTCACCACAGGATTATCCCTTAGAATACCAAACCATTTTAGGAAACGAAAACACCCAAGACGATGTTATGGGCATAAAGGCAAATAACAGAACATACACCTCAAATGGTGTTCAATCCATTGCCAAATTACGATGGGGTTCTGATTGGATACAAACCCTAGAAGTGGGTCTACGCTACCACGAAGATGACGAGGATAGATTTCAGTGGGTGGACAGGTACGCATTTCAAAACCAAGAATTAATACAAACCACAGTGGCTGAAAAAGGAACTGACGCCAACCGTATAAGCAGTGCCAAAGCACTGGCAGCACATTTACTGTACACGGTAAAAATTGAAAATTTGACCTTGACCCCAGGCTTACGTTACGAAAACATTACGTTGACCCGAACAGATTATGGCACTGACGACCCTTTGAGAACTGGACAAGATTTATCTGTTCGGGAAAACTCAGTTGATGTATGGATACCCGGAATAGGTGCCAATTATAGATTCAATAATAACGTTTCTTTATTTGGAGGGGTGCATAAAGGTTTTTCACCGCCAAGTAATACCCCAGGACAAAATCCTGAAGAAAGTATTAATTATGAATTGGGTTCCCGATTTAATTTATATGGAGTCCAAGGAGAACTCATTGGTTTTTATAATGATTATAAAAACTTACTTGGAAGTGATTTGGCAGCTACAGGTGGAACCGGAAGCCTTGACCAATTTAATGCTGGCGAAGTTAGAGTAAGTGGTGTTGAATTTTTGGTTAAGTACAATCTGCTGCGTAATAAATCTGAAAAATTCAAGTTACCAATCTCATTTTCATACACCTATACTAATACCGAGTTTCTTACAAGTTTTGATAGTAATGAGGATATTTACGGTGTAGTAACTATGGGGGATGAGATACCCTATATTGCAAAAAATCAATTGAACGCCTCTTTGGGATTTCAGCACCCAAGGTTTGACGTTAACTTGAACTCGAGATACACAAGTGCTTTTAGGACTAGGGCAGGCTCTGGACCCATTCCCGAAAATTTTAAGGTAGATTCTAATTTTATAGTGGACCTATCTGGACGCTATTTTCTTGATAATAATTTTACGCTATCCGCTAACATAATCAATTTGTTTAACAGCACTTACGCAGTATCACGAGTACCTGCAGGTTTACGACCAGGTCATCCGTTTGGTGTAAATTTTGGTGTCGCTTATGAATTCTAA
- a CDS encoding efflux RND transporter permease subunit, with product MLNKSIKFLIENKLVAVLLLALFIGWGIVNAPFEWETGFLPRDPVAVDAIPDIGENQQIVFTKWDGRSPQDIEDQITYPLTTSLLGIPGVKTIRSNSMFGFSSIYIIFEEEIEFYWSRSRILEKLNSLPAGLLPDGVNPALGPDATGLGQIYWYTLEGRDEDGNVTGGWDLQELRSIQDFYVKYALSSASGVSEVSSIGGYVLEYQVDVNPELMKQYNIGLNQVVKAVKQSNRDIGAQTLEINQAEYLIRGLGYIESLADLENAVVTSEDYTSIRIKDIARVTHGPATRRGLLDKEGAEVVGGVVVARYGANPMEVINNVKEKINELSAGLPTKTLSDGRTSQVTIVPFYDRTELIQETLGTLNEALTLEILITVFVIIIMVFNLRASALISGLLPVAVLMVFISMKMFGVDANIVALSGIAIAIGTMVDVGVILSENVIRHIDENDEGLSMNEVVYKATAEVSGAILTAVMTTIISFIPVFTMIGAEGKLFRPLAFTKTMALAASLIVALFLIPPFAAFIFKKRNLKTTFSYVLNSVLAILGLIAIVYGHLLGLILIAFAVTGVLLLKGKISSEKGNIINIFISAFAIVFLLAEYWRPLGVDKSIFWNLIFVGLICFGLLGVFTLFRKQYVRILNWALRNKLLFLSIPTAIVVFGVMIMRNTGKEFMPSLNEGSFLLMPTSMPHAGVEENKRVLQQLDMAVASIPEIETVVGKSGRTESALDPAPLSMYENVILYKPEYILDEDRERQKFKVNDDGLFMLKDGSLVINPNDDINDHSKHQSQIKKEFYQVNSKLLIPDEDGEYFRNWRPDIESPDDIWKEIVKVTKLPGVTSAPKLQPIETRLVMLQTGMRAPMGIKVKGQDLKEIEAFGIQLEDILKQADGVKDEAVFADRIVGKPYLLIDIDRERLARYGISIEQVQQVLQVSVGGMVLSQTVEGRERYGVRVRYPRELRANPNDLKNIYVPVEKGKPVPLSELVTIRYEKGPQVIKSEDTFLVGYVLFDKLDGYAEVDVVENAQALIQEKIDSGELIVPKGINYLFTGTYENQLRAEKTLGVVVPLALVIIFLILYFQFRSVATSLMVFTGIAVAFAGGFLMIWFYGQDWFLNFSFFGENLRDLFQMHTINLSVAVWVGFIALFGIATDDGVVMATYLTQTFDRNKPKTLESVRASVVEAGQKRIRPCLMTTATTILALLPVLTSTGRGSDIMIPMAIPSFGGMLIALITLFVVPVLYSWKEEFLVKRIKE from the coding sequence ATGCTAAATAAAAGCATCAAATTTTTAATAGAAAATAAGTTAGTAGCGGTTTTGCTACTAGCGCTTTTCATTGGTTGGGGTATTGTTAATGCGCCTTTTGAATGGGAAACCGGCTTCTTGCCAAGAGACCCAGTAGCGGTAGATGCTATTCCAGATATAGGAGAAAACCAACAAATAGTATTTACTAAATGGGATGGTCGCTCTCCTCAAGATATTGAAGATCAAATTACCTACCCGCTTACAACTTCCCTTCTTGGAATTCCAGGAGTAAAAACGATACGTAGCAATTCTATGTTCGGATTTTCAAGTATCTATATCATTTTCGAAGAAGAGATAGAATTCTACTGGAGCCGTAGTCGTATTCTCGAAAAGCTGAATTCGCTTCCTGCAGGTTTACTTCCTGATGGTGTAAATCCTGCTTTAGGTCCTGATGCAACGGGGCTTGGTCAAATCTATTGGTATACCCTTGAAGGACGTGACGAAGATGGTAATGTGACTGGTGGATGGGACCTTCAGGAATTGAGAAGCATTCAGGATTTTTATGTTAAATATGCTTTGTCATCAGCGAGTGGTGTTTCAGAGGTATCTTCTATTGGAGGGTATGTATTGGAGTATCAAGTTGATGTGAACCCAGAACTGATGAAACAATACAATATTGGTCTGAATCAAGTCGTCAAAGCGGTCAAACAGAGTAATAGAGATATTGGTGCCCAAACATTGGAGATAAATCAGGCGGAATATCTGATTCGGGGTTTGGGTTATATCGAATCCTTAGCAGATCTAGAAAATGCAGTAGTCACCTCCGAAGATTATACCTCAATCCGTATTAAGGATATAGCTAGAGTAACCCACGGACCTGCAACCAGAAGAGGGCTTTTGGATAAAGAAGGAGCAGAAGTTGTTGGAGGTGTAGTAGTAGCACGTTATGGCGCCAACCCAATGGAAGTCATCAATAATGTAAAAGAAAAAATAAATGAATTAAGTGCTGGGTTACCTACCAAAACATTAAGTGATGGGCGAACCTCTCAGGTAACTATAGTTCCTTTTTATGATAGAACTGAGTTGATACAAGAAACATTAGGAACACTTAATGAAGCACTAACGCTAGAAATCCTCATTACCGTTTTTGTAATTATCATAATGGTGTTTAACCTAAGGGCTTCGGCCTTAATCTCAGGGTTATTACCAGTTGCTGTTTTGATGGTTTTTATATCGATGAAGATGTTTGGTGTAGATGCCAATATTGTAGCCTTATCTGGTATTGCAATTGCCATAGGAACGATGGTAGATGTGGGAGTTATTCTATCGGAAAATGTAATTAGGCATATAGATGAAAATGATGAAGGCTTGTCTATGAATGAAGTAGTGTATAAAGCCACGGCAGAAGTTTCTGGAGCCATCCTAACTGCTGTGATGACGACTATTATCAGTTTCATTCCTGTATTTACAATGATAGGGGCAGAAGGAAAGTTATTCCGTCCATTGGCGTTTACCAAAACTATGGCCTTGGCGGCATCATTAATTGTTGCACTATTCCTGATTCCTCCCTTTGCCGCATTTATTTTCAAGAAGCGGAACCTAAAAACTACGTTTAGCTATGTGCTTAATAGTGTACTGGCTATTTTAGGCTTGATTGCCATTGTGTATGGCCATCTTCTCGGATTAATTCTTATAGCATTTGCGGTAACAGGAGTACTTCTATTAAAAGGAAAAATTTCTTCTGAAAAAGGAAATATTATCAACATCTTTATTTCTGCCTTTGCCATTGTTTTTCTTCTAGCTGAATATTGGAGACCACTGGGCGTTGATAAAAGTATCTTTTGGAATCTCATATTTGTAGGGCTTATTTGCTTTGGGTTATTAGGAGTATTCACCTTATTCAGAAAGCAGTATGTTCGGATACTAAACTGGGCACTTCGTAATAAACTCTTGTTTCTCTCTATACCAACTGCAATCGTTGTTTTCGGGGTTATGATAATGCGTAATACCGGCAAGGAGTTTATGCCATCACTTAACGAGGGATCCTTTCTTTTAATGCCGACCTCAATGCCTCACGCAGGGGTAGAAGAAAACAAGCGAGTTTTACAACAGTTGGATATGGCTGTTGCTAGTATTCCTGAGATTGAAACCGTAGTAGGTAAATCCGGACGTACAGAATCTGCTTTGGATCCTGCACCACTGTCTATGTATGAAAATGTTATTCTTTATAAGCCAGAATATATTTTAGATGAAGATAGAGAGCGACAAAAATTTAAAGTTAATGATGATGGCCTGTTTATGCTCAAAGATGGTTCTCTGGTCATTAACCCTAACGATGATATTAATGACCATTCTAAACATCAAAGCCAAATAAAAAAGGAATTTTATCAGGTTAATTCTAAATTGTTGATTCCAGATGAAGATGGAGAATATTTTAGAAATTGGAGACCAGATATTGAATCACCAGATGATATCTGGAAGGAAATCGTAAAGGTTACAAAACTTCCAGGAGTTACATCAGCACCAAAACTACAGCCCATTGAAACTCGCCTGGTAATGCTTCAAACCGGAATGAGAGCGCCAATGGGAATCAAAGTAAAAGGTCAAGACCTTAAAGAGATTGAAGCGTTTGGAATACAGCTTGAAGATATACTTAAACAGGCAGATGGTGTTAAAGATGAAGCAGTATTTGCTGATAGAATCGTGGGTAAACCATATTTATTGATTGATATAGACAGGGAAAGACTCGCCCGCTATGGAATATCTATAGAACAGGTACAGCAAGTACTGCAGGTATCTGTTGGAGGTATGGTACTTTCTCAAACGGTTGAAGGAAGAGAGCGATACGGAGTTCGGGTGCGTTACCCAAGAGAACTTAGGGCAAATCCAAATGATTTGAAGAATATCTATGTTCCGGTCGAAAAAGGAAAACCTGTTCCTCTTAGCGAATTAGTTACTATCAGGTATGAAAAAGGGCCACAGGTTATCAAAAGTGAAGATACCTTTTTGGTAGGCTACGTGCTTTTCGACAAGTTAGATGGTTATGCCGAAGTTGATGTTGTTGAAAATGCACAAGCCTTAATTCAAGAAAAAATTGATAGTGGCGAACTCATCGTTCCTAAAGGTATTAACTACCTGTTCACAGGTACTTATGAGAATCAGTTGCGGGCTGAAAAGACGTTGGGCGTTGTAGTGCCTTTAGCCTTGGTCATCATATTCCTGATTTTGTATTTCCAATTCCGCTCTGTAGCAACATCACTGATGGTATTTACTGGAATCGCCGTGGCTTTTGCAGGAGGATTTCTGATGATTTGGTTTTATGGACAGGACTGGTTCTTGAACTTTAGCTTCTTTGGTGAGAATCTACGTGACCTTTTCCAAATGCATACCATTAACCTGAGTGTTGCCGTATGGGTCGGGTTTATAGCCTTGTTTGGTATTGCAACTGACGATGGTGTGGTAATGGCTACCTATTTGACCCAAACTTTTGATAGAAACAAGCCAAAAACACTAGAATCCGTTAGGGCCTCAGTGGTAGAAGCTGGGCAAAAACGTATTCGTCCTTGTTTGATGACTACGGCTACTACAATTCTGGCATTGTTACCAGTACTTACTTCCACTGGTCGTGGTAGTGATATTATGATACCGATGGCTATACCAAGTTTTGGCGGAATGTTAATAGCATTAATTACACTGTTTGTAGTACCTGTACTGTACAGTTGGAAGGAAGAATTTCTAGTAAAAAGAATTAAAGAATAA
- a CDS encoding TolC family protein: MKKVIFLILGLLVVGVTKAQQLETYILEAEKNNPEIQAFELKYNIASEKVNEVNFLPNTEVSAGYFVSEPETRTGAQEVRLSVKQMLPWFGTITARENYAGSLADAQYEDLVIAKRRLALSVSQSYYKLYAIRAKQRVLDENIELLETYERLALTSVEVGNASAVDVLRLQIRQNELEQRKEVLEQDYLAEQSLFNNLLNRDETIAVEVFDTLSLPEQDPILERGKLELHPELIKYDKLYESVDKSEILNQKESAPNLGFGLDYVTVAERPNMDFSDNGKDIVMPMVSLSIPIFNNKYKSRTRQNKLKQQEITAQKDERRNRLETLLEQAVNNRVSSRISFNTQTKNIKKANDGEEILIKSYETGTIDFNDVLDIQELQLKFQINQIESIKNYYIQSTIINYLSN, translated from the coding sequence ATGAAAAAAGTAATCTTTTTAATATTAGGATTGTTAGTTGTAGGTGTTACCAAAGCACAGCAATTAGAGACTTATATTCTAGAAGCCGAAAAGAACAATCCAGAAATTCAGGCTTTTGAGCTCAAGTACAACATTGCTTCTGAAAAGGTGAATGAGGTAAACTTTCTTCCAAACACCGAAGTGAGTGCCGGCTACTTTGTAAGCGAACCTGAAACCAGAACTGGAGCACAAGAGGTACGATTATCGGTAAAACAAATGTTACCCTGGTTTGGTACCATAACAGCAAGAGAAAACTACGCAGGCTCTCTTGCCGATGCACAATATGAAGATTTAGTTATAGCTAAACGAAGGCTGGCATTATCAGTTTCCCAATCCTATTACAAGTTATACGCAATAAGGGCAAAACAACGCGTTTTAGATGAGAATATTGAGCTTTTGGAAACCTATGAACGGTTGGCTTTAACATCTGTAGAAGTAGGTAATGCATCTGCGGTAGATGTGCTTCGTTTGCAAATAAGGCAAAACGAGTTGGAACAACGCAAAGAAGTACTGGAACAGGATTATCTGGCGGAACAATCACTCTTCAATAATCTGTTGAACAGAGATGAGACTATTGCTGTGGAGGTCTTTGATACCCTTTCATTACCAGAGCAAGACCCAATTTTGGAAAGAGGTAAATTGGAATTACATCCGGAGCTCATCAAATATGATAAGCTATATGAATCCGTCGATAAATCCGAGATTTTAAATCAAAAAGAATCAGCACCGAACCTCGGTTTTGGATTGGACTATGTAACCGTTGCCGAAAGGCCCAATATGGATTTCAGTGATAATGGTAAGGATATAGTAATGCCAATGGTATCCTTATCCATACCCATCTTTAATAATAAATATAAATCAAGAACCCGGCAGAATAAATTAAAGCAACAGGAAATCACTGCACAGAAAGATGAGCGCAGAAATAGGTTGGAAACCTTACTTGAACAGGCAGTAAATAACCGTGTTTCATCTAGGATTAGTTTCAATACACAAACAAAGAATATAAAGAAAGCTAATGATGGTGAAGAAATTTTAATCAAAAGTTATGAAACCGGAACTATCGATTTTAACGATGTGCTGGATATACAAGAGTTGCAATTGAAGTTTCAAATCAATCAGATTGAATCTATCAAAAACTATTATATCCAATCCACAATAATCAATTATTTAAGCAATTAA
- a CDS encoding multicopper oxidase domain-containing protein encodes MKILKTFTLLLITTSVFAQVGTNGQDRKEEGRIIKEYNLTIEENKMTLGGVTANAMTLNGGIPGPVLEFNEGDLAIINVTNKMDEETSVHWHGLILPNFYDGVPYLTTPPIEPGTTFQYRIPINQSGTYWYHSHTMLQEQKGVYGSIIIHPKEKNLEYDKDLVVVLSDWTNEKPMNVLRNLKRGNEWYQVKKGTAVPLSRVISEGALGAQLKFWRDRMEGADIADIYYPAFLSNGKKLAEYPEFKAGEKVRLRFINASASTYYWLDFGEGNPMVVSSDGIDVQPVSKSRFLFGIAETYDVIVTIPKGTLEITATAQDGSGHTSVQLGSGTLYPAKRIDRPDKVEMMKQMGKMDMKMGAPAMVGNKKKNTPEVLMQKYGMKMDMKDGQMKTGMHDKMSMNDGKMGNQKDMKANDHMGHDMQMMQKDTASFDYSARKTYFNYDFLKAKKNTTFKADLPVNDILLNLTGNMQRYVWSMNGVPLSETDKIKIKSGEVTRITLNNLTMMHHPMHLHGHYFRVINENGERSPLKHTVNVPPMQKVVIEFYNEEYGDWFFHCHVLYHMMGGMARVFSYDTPRDKRMEDFPVQKLIDETDHYYSWGLVRAGSNFNELFLTSSNIRNEFGLRAEFDYDKNLEAEVNYNRYLNDWVRLYVGVNTETEIPDSFDELNTVGLIGVKYFTPYRFNVDVSMDHQLRPRVRLDRELLIFPRIFLEGEYEYRADFGWVNDLGDSSYESETQWLVGLSYILSRNFSIQGNYNNRYGWGGGLLARF; translated from the coding sequence ATGAAGATATTAAAAACATTCACATTATTATTAATTACCACTTCAGTTTTCGCTCAGGTAGGAACAAACGGGCAAGATAGAAAAGAAGAAGGACGAATTATAAAGGAATATAACCTTACCATTGAAGAAAATAAAATGACACTTGGTGGTGTTACTGCCAATGCAATGACCTTAAACGGTGGTATTCCTGGTCCTGTTTTAGAATTTAATGAGGGAGACCTTGCCATTATTAACGTCACCAACAAAATGGACGAAGAAACCTCTGTGCATTGGCACGGATTGATACTTCCCAATTTTTACGATGGCGTACCCTATTTAACCACACCGCCTATTGAACCAGGAACAACTTTCCAATATAGAATCCCAATCAACCAATCGGGTACATATTGGTATCATTCCCATACAATGCTACAAGAGCAGAAAGGTGTTTACGGGTCTATCATCATTCACCCAAAAGAGAAAAACTTGGAATATGATAAAGATTTGGTCGTGGTATTATCAGATTGGACGAATGAAAAGCCAATGAACGTTCTGCGAAACCTTAAAAGAGGTAACGAGTGGTATCAAGTTAAAAAAGGAACTGCGGTACCATTGAGCAGGGTTATTTCAGAAGGTGCTCTTGGTGCCCAGCTTAAATTTTGGAGAGACCGTATGGAGGGCGCTGATATTGCCGATATTTATTACCCCGCATTCTTGTCCAACGGTAAAAAATTGGCGGAGTATCCAGAATTTAAAGCAGGCGAAAAAGTGCGTCTTCGCTTTATTAACGCATCGGCCTCAACTTATTATTGGCTGGATTTTGGGGAAGGAAACCCAATGGTGGTATCTAGTGACGGCATTGATGTACAGCCCGTATCTAAAAGCCGGTTTCTATTTGGTATAGCTGAAACATATGATGTTATTGTAACAATTCCCAAAGGCACATTAGAAATTACCGCAACAGCCCAAGATGGCTCTGGTCATACCTCTGTACAATTAGGTAGTGGCACCCTTTATCCAGCCAAAAGAATAGACAGACCTGATAAAGTAGAGATGATGAAACAAATGGGAAAAATGGATATGAAAATGGGAGCCCCTGCAATGGTAGGTAACAAAAAGAAGAATACACCTGAAGTTTTAATGCAGAAGTATGGAATGAAGATGGATATGAAAGATGGCCAGATGAAAACTGGAATGCACGATAAAATGTCAATGAACGATGGTAAAATGGGTAATCAAAAAGATATGAAAGCAAATGACCATATGGGTCACGATATGCAAATGATGCAGAAGGATACGGCCTCTTTTGATTATAGCGCACGGAAAACCTACTTCAACTACGACTTTTTAAAGGCAAAGAAAAATACCACATTCAAAGCTGATTTGCCTGTAAACGATATTCTGTTGAACCTTACCGGAAATATGCAACGTTACGTATGGAGTATGAACGGTGTACCACTTTCAGAGACCGATAAAATAAAAATCAAAAGTGGAGAAGTAACCCGAATAACACTCAACAACTTAACGATGATGCACCACCCAATGCATTTGCACGGTCATTATTTTAGGGTCATCAATGAAAATGGGGAACGTTCACCATTAAAGCATACCGTCAATGTACCGCCAATGCAGAAAGTGGTTATAGAGTTCTACAATGAAGAGTACGGTGATTGGTTCTTTCATTGTCACGTCCTATATCATATGATGGGTGGTATGGCAAGGGTGTTTAGTTATGATACCCCAAGGGATAAAAGAATGGAAGATTTTCCCGTTCAAAAACTCATCGATGAAACAGACCATTATTATTCTTGGGGATTGGTTCGTGCAGGCTCAAACTTTAACGAACTCTTTTTAACATCCAGCAACATCCGCAATGAATTTGGATTGAGAGCAGAATTCGATTATGACAAAAACCTTGAGGCGGAAGTAAATTACAATAGGTACCTAAATGACTGGGTACGTCTCTATGTAGGTGTAAACACCGAAACGGAAATACCTGATTCCTTTGATGAGTTAAATACTGTTGGTCTTATTGGGGTAAAATACTTTACGCCCTACAGGTTCAATGTAGATGTGAGTATGGACCATCAACTACGCCCAAGGGTACGCCTGGATAGGGAGCTATTGATTTTTCCTAGGATTTTTCTGGAAGGCGAATACGAATACAGAGCAGACTTTGGATGGGTCAATGATTTAGGAGATAGCTCTTATGAGAGCGAAACACAATGGTTGGTAGGTCTTTCGTACATCCTCTCTAGAAATTTTTCAATACAAGGAAACTATAACAATCGATACGGCTGGGGTGGCGGTCTATTAGCACGATTTTAA